A region of the Pseudarthrobacter oxydans genome:
GCCGGTGCATGCTCGGCGAGGTAGGCGGCGATCAGTCTGCCAACGAAACCCGTCGCCCCGTAGAGAACGAGGTCATGTTCCCGAGATGAGGTGTCCATAACTGCAGCCTTTCACAGCGGCAACTCCAAGCTGACACACGGCTCCTTGCCTTGGTCCGCAGAATGAGGTCCCCACCAGTTCCGACCCCGTGATCAGTCAGCACGGGTTTGCCCCGCCGCGGCAGATTGAGGGAATACCATTCTTGGCTCTTGAGTAGGACTCCCAATAGACAAAAGAATCACGCATCTAACGCAGGAAGTAGTGGCAGGACCAGCCCCCGTCAGAGCGACTAGGTTGCCGCCACCGTGAAGAGCCTTCGTTGATGGATGTGCTTCAGGCACCTGCGTATTGAGCAGGGACGTTGGCTTCAACTGCAGCGTTTAGTTCCTGAAGGGTCGGTGGGTTCGCTCCCGGGCGCTGCACGGTGATGGCCGCGGCTGCAGCTGCGGTGTGTCCAAGCTGCTCCAGGACAGCCGGGGCGAAGCCTTCGGTTCCTCGGGTGAGGAAGCCCAAGATCAGTGCTGACATGTAGGAGTCCCCAGCGCCGATGGTGTCTGCAACTGTCGTCTTCACGGCAGGGATGCTGATGTTAGAGTCGGCGGAGGTGAATTGTGAGCCTTCGGCGCCCTTGGTAATGACGGTCAACCGGGCGCCCAGTCCGAGGATATGTGCTGCGGTTTCGTCCAAGCTTTTCCGGGGGTAAAGCCACTGCGCGTCCTCATCGCTGAGTTTGACCACGTCCGTGAGGGCCACGAGGTCTTCGAAAATGGCTTTCGCTTCCGTGTGGCTGCCGAGCAGGGCCGGCCGGATGTTGGGGTCGTAGGTGATCATGCAGTGTCGGTGGGCCTGTTCGATCAGGGCTTTTACGGCGCTGGCACCAGGGCTAAGGAACGTGGCGATGGATCCCGTGTGCAGGATTTTCGGGAAGTACGCGGGCGGCGTGGGCCCAAGATCCCATGAGATGTCGAACTCATACGTGGCGGAGCCGTCCGGTGCGAGGGTTGCTGTTGCCGACGGTGTCCGGGTGAGGAACTTGGAACCGGGCAGAAGTGTGACGCCTGCGCTGTGGAGATGGTTTTCGATCGCGGTTCCGCGGGCATCAGGGGCGATGGCCGTGAGCAGACCTGTGGTGACGCCGAGGCGGCCGAGTCCGTAGGCAACGTTGGCCGGCGAGCCGCCCGGGTGTTCCACCTGGCCGTGGGAGGTGGTGACCACGTCGGTCAGCGCTTCGCCTACGACAGTGACGTCAAGCGTCCGGTGAGCGTCTTGCCGGGCTGTTGTGAGGTAATCCATGGTCTGTCTCTCGTGAGGAGCTAATCGTGTGGGGGCTGTTCAAGCGACGTCAGTCCGCGGACCGGGAACCCGGTGCGCGGACTGACGTCGGGGCAAGCAATTGTTCAGGCGGTGGCTGCACCGGTCATGATCGCAACCGCATCGGTCATGTTGTGGGATTGTGGTGTGATGGTGGCCGCGCATTTGCCGAGGCGCTGGATGTGGATTCGGTCCGCCACGTCGAACACGTGGGGCATGTTGTGGCTGATCAGGATGACCGGCAGGCCGCGGTCCCGGAGGTCGCGGACAAGCTGTAGGACCTGGTTGGATTCGCGTACGCCCAGGGCCGCCGTGGGCTCGTCCAGCACAACGACCTTTGAGCCGAAAGCAGCCGCACGGGCAACGGCGACAGCCTGGCGCTGGCCGCCGGAGAGGTTCTCCACCGGGACGGTCACGTCCTGGAGTGTGGAGATACCGAGCCGGGTGAGCTCGTCCTTGGCTTTGCGGCGCATGCCTTTGGTGTCCAGGACACGGAAGACACTGCCCAACAGGCCGGGGACCCGCTCTTCCCGCCCGAGGAACAGGTTTGAGGCCACGTCGAGTGCCGGCGACACCGCGAGGTTCTGGTACACCGTCTCGATGCCGTGGGCGCGGGCGTCCTGCGGCCGCTTGAAGTGCACTGGCTGTCCTGAGACGAAGAGTTCCCCGGAATCCGGGACTTCTGCTCCGGTGAGGCATTTGATCAGGGTTGATTTGCCTGCACCGTTGTCGCCGATGATCGCCAGGACCTCGCCCGGGTACAGGTCGAGGCTGACGCCGTCAAGGCCGACGACCCGGCCGAAGGTCTTGACGAGGTTCCTGGCTTTCAGGATGGGCTCACGGGTGGCGGTGTGCGGGGCTGCTGGTTCTGTCATGGTCATGACTTGACCTTTCGGATCCACTGGTCGATGGACACAGCGAGGATGATCAGGACGCCGACGGCGAGGGTCTGGTACAGAACGTCCAGGCCGGCGAGGGAGAGTCCGTTGCGGAACACCCCGACGATCAGGGCGCCGAGGAGTGTTCCCCAAACGGAGCCGCGGCCGCCGAAGAGGCTGGTTCCGCCGATGACGACGGCGGTGATGGAGTCCAGGTTCAGGTCAACACCGGCGTTGGGGCTGGCGGCGTTGGTGCGGCCGATCTGGATCCAGGCGCCGATGGCCAGGACTGCGCCGGCGGCGAGGTAGACGCTCATGAGGACTTTGTTCACCGCGATGCCGGCCAGGCGGGCGGCTTCCTTGTCATCGCCCACAGCGTAGACGTGCCGGCCCCAGGCGGTTTTGCCCAGGATGAAGGCGATGGCGATGTAGAGCAGGAGCATCACGACGACGCCTGTTGAGATACGCACCGGCCCTACGGGGAAGGTGCTGCCGGTCCAGGTCAGCAGGTCCGGCATGGCCGAGCCGCGCACGGTCGCTCCGTTGGAGTAGAGCAATGTCAGGGCGATGAAGATGTTCAGCGTGCCCAGGGTGACGATGAAGGGTGGGAGCCGGAACCTGGTGACCAGGAATCCGTTCAGGGCTCCGGCGGCGAGTCCCACGATGAGGCCTGCGAGCAGTGCTACAGGGCCGGGCAGTCCGTTGTTGACGGCGAGCTGGGCTACGACCATGGAGGAGAGGATCATGACGGCTCCGACGGACAGGTCGATGCCGGCTGTGAGGATGATGAGTGTCTGGGCGATGGCAAGGGTGCCGACGACGGAGACCTGCTGGGTAATCAGCGAGAGGTTTTCGACCCGCAGGAACCTGTCATTGAGGAGGCCGAACACGACCACGGCGATGAGCAGGACCAAGGCGGGGCTGACGGCGGGGTAACGGTGGAGGATGTTTCGGATGCGGCTAAGCGGTGTCTGGCGGTCAAGGAATTCCTCCGCCAGGTCGGCATGCCCTGCGCTGGGGGGGCCGGCGGTCTGTTGCTGGGTCACGGTTGGTCCTGATCTTTGGTGATAGTTGCTGGCGTGTAGCTAACGCGGGGGTTGTGCCCCGGGGAGGCCACAGCGGTGCGGCCTCCCCGGGTGCATGGCCGGGGTTCTACTTACCCCAGCAGATTCCGGAGGCTTCGGTGGTGGTGATGCTCTTGACGCCGTCGGCCGGCTTGTCGGTGACGAGTTCCACACCGGTGTTGTAGAAGTCCAGGCCCGGTGAGTTGGCCGGCTTTTCACCGGTCTTGGCCAGGTCCACAATTGCTTTGACACCGAGCTCGGCCATCTTGACCGGGTACTGCTGTGCCGTGGCGCCGATGACGCCGGACTTGACGTTGTTCACGCCAGCGCAGCCGCCGTCGATCGATACGACCAGCACGTCCTTTTCCTTGCCGGCTGACTTCAGGGCCTCAAAGGCGCCCGCAGCGGCGGGTTCGTTGATGGTGTAAATGACGTTGATGTCAGGATTGCTTGACAGGAGGGTTTCCATGGCCGTGCGGCCGCCGTCCTCGTTGCCCTGCGAGGCCTGGTTGCCGACGATTTCGTAGTCGCCGCCCTTGCCGCCGGTGTACTTTCCGGTTTTGGCCTCATCGCCGTTCTTCTTCTTATCCGCAGTGTCGATGCCCAGGCCCGTCAGGAAGCCCTGGTCGCGGTTGTAGTCAACCGAGACAATCTTGTCGTCGAAGAGGTCAACGAGCGCGATCGTGGCCTTCTTCCCGCCCAGCTGAGCGGCGGTCCACTTGCCGATCAGCTCGCCCGCGGCGAAGTTGTCGGTGGCGAACGTGATGTCGGCAGCGTCCGCAGGGTCCGGCGGGGTATCCAATGCGATGACGAAGAGGCCGGCGTCCTTCGCCTTCTTCAGCGCGTCGACCACCGAGGGGCCGTTGGGTGTGATCAGGATGCCCTTGTCGCCCTTGGAGATGGCGTTTTCGATGGCCTGGATCTGCGTATCCTCATCGCCGTCAGCCTTGCCCGCCGCGAGTTTGAGGTCTACACCGCCGGCCTCCGCGGCCTTCTTCGCACCCTCCTGCATCGAAACAAAGAACGGGTTTGTCGTGGTCTTGACGATCAGGGAGACGCCGACTTTTTCATCTGACGTCCCTTCGCCGGCACCTGGCGCGGTGGAACTTCCTCCACAAGCCGAAAGGCTGAGCGTTCCCAAGGTAAGGGCCGCTCCTGCCGCAAAGATGCGGGTGGACGTTGCAAGGGGGGACTTGGAACTCAACATTGAATCTCCTGGTGTTTGAGGCCTCCATGGCCTCGACAACGATGTCATACCGAGGTAAGCAGGATCACACGTTAGAGTCAATAGGAAAAGAACGAGAAGGAGTTACTTTCTTGACAACGATGTCTGATCGTTACCAGCCACCTCTGTCCCCGACGCGGCCCACGATGCGTCACGTGGCGGCACTCGCGGGTGTGGGAATCAAAACCGTTTCACGAGTGATCAACGACGAGGCTGGGGTATCCGAGGCCACCCGGCAAAAGGTGCTCGATGCCATCGCGCAGCTCAACTACCAGCTGGATGTCACAGCCGGCAGCCTCCGCCGAGCGGGCAGAAGGACACTCTCGGTTGGCCTCCTGCTGCCCAGTGTCTCCAACCCGTTCAGTGGCGAGATACACCGGGCCATGGAGGATGCGCTTGGTGCCCGGGGAATAGCCGTATTCGCCGCCAGTCTCGACGATGACCCTCGGCGGGAGCAAGCCATCATCGCAGCTTTCCTGGGCAGGCGGGTCGACGGCCTTGTCCTGACACCGATCGCTAAAAACCAGGCATATATGATCCCTGAGCACTCCAGAAACCTGCCAATGGTCTTTATTGACCGCGAGCCGGCAGGGGTTGAGGCAGATGCTGTGGTCACTGACAACGCAGTGGGCGCGGCCAAAGCGGCCGCACATCTGCTGACGCACGGACACACCAAGTTGGCCTACCTGGGCGACCGCACAGACATTCAGACCGCGCGGGAGCGCCGGCGAGGCTTCCTTGAGGAGGTCGGCAGGGCAGGAATTCCAACCTCCGCACTACCCGTCATCGATGATCTTCATGATGAGGAAGCAGCGAGGCATGCAGCCCTTGGACTGTTGAGTTCCGAGGATCCTCCGACGGCAATTTTCTCCAGCCAGAACCTCGTCACCTTCGGAACGATGCGTGCGCTGAGGGAGCTTGGCGTACACAAGCGCGTTGCCCTTGTCGGTTTTGACGACTTCACGCTTGCCGACATGATGGACCCCGGGGTTACGGTCATCGCTCAACACCCTGACCGGATCGGCGTTATGTCGGCCGAACGACTTCTGGCCAGAATCGATGGCGACGATCAACCTCCGCGGACCTACATTGTCCCCTCCGAGCTCATCCAAAGGGGATCCGGCGAAATTCGCCCGCCGGCATAACCCCTTCTGAAAAACTTCACCTCTGCAAAACCAACCTGAAGAGAGATCATGGCCAAAACCCTGTATGCCGAGTTCACCGTCAAAGCCGGCAGTGAGGCCCGCGTTGCCGAAATGATGGTCGAATTGACCCAGCACGTCCGGAAGGAACCAGGCAACGAACTGTTTCTTCCGTACACCCGCGAAGAGAATCCCCGGGAATACTTCGTCTTCGAGGTCTACCGGGATGAAGCCGCGTTCCAGGAGCACATCAACGCCGACTACGGAGCCAGGTTCAACGAGGAACTGACCCGTCACATCGAAGGTGACGCGTCGGAGCTGACCTGGCTCAACCCGGTCGTATAGCCCAGCTAGAACAGCGGCCATAGGGTAGGCACCACCTAGGGTTTCCTCAAAGCCGCCGATTCATACGCCTCAGCCCCCGTCCTGCGGACGCGGGGCTGATCGTCGTCCCATGCCCCGCGCCGCCATCAGACTCAAGAAAATCGGCCTCAAAATGACCGTTGACTTGTCCGATAGACATTCTTTACAGTCCAACGCATTGGCTGACAACGTTGTCTACTGGCTAGACACGCGCAATGAAGGGCGACACAAGCAAAATGAAACAATCCACAATGCGGAGCACGCGCAGCGTCTCAGCACTGACACTGGCCAGCCTCTCGCTCGCCGCAGCACTGGCCGGCGCCATGCCCGCGTCCGCCGCCGAACTCGGGGATGAGCAGCACCGGCCGGCTATCCACTACACGCCGGAAAAGAACTGGATGAACGACCCCAACGGGCTCGTATTCCACAAGGGCGTCTACCACATGTACTACCAGCACAACCCCTCCGGGAACACTTGGGGGAACATGTCCTGGGGCCACGCCACGTCCAAGGACCTCGTCCACTGGGAGGAGCAGCCCCTCGCAATTTCATTTGACGCGCAGGAGGATGTCTTCTCCGGCAGCGTGGTCGTGGACAAAAACAACACGTCCGGACTCGGCACCGCGGAAAACCCGCCCCTGATCGCGATCTACACAAGTGCCTACAAGGAACCGTCCCCGTACCGCGGCCTGCAGGCCCAGTCCCTGGCCTACAGCCTGGACGACGGCCAGACATGGACCAAGTACGACGGCAACCCCGTCCTGAACCGGAACTCACCCAACTTCCGCGACCCGAAGGTCTTCTGGTACGACAACCCGGCCGGCGGAGGCTACTGGGTCATGACCGCGGTGGAATCGCAGGAGCACAAGGTTGTCCTCTACAAGTCCGACAACCTCAAGGACTGGACCGCACTGAGCGACTTCGGGCCCGCCAACGCCACCGGCGGGCAGTGGGAATGCCCCGATCTGTTCCCCTTAGCTGTTGACGGTGACCCGAACAACGTCAAATGGGTCATGATTGTCAGCATCAACCCCGGCGGTGTCGCTGGCGGCTCTGCGGTCCAATACTTCGTGGGCAACTTCGACGGCACCACGTTCACCTCCGAAACCACCAAACCAGCCGCTGCCCCACCCGCCGGAACAGTCCTGGCCGGATTCAACGACGGAACCTACAACGGCTGGACAACGAACAACGAACCGGGCAACTGGAAGAATGGCCCCTTCGGTGATGCCCCAGCGACCGGTTCCTTGCCCGGCCAAAGCCCCGTAACCGGATTCGGCGGCAGCGGACTGATTAACTCCTTCAATGACGGGGACTGGCCCCTCGGTTCCATGCAGTCACCCACATTCACCGTCACCGACGACTACCTGAACTTCCTCGTGGGCGGAGGCAAACACCCCCATGTCTCCGACAAGCTGGACAATAACCCGCCCGAGGGAGAGCTCAAGTTTGAAGGCTTTGAGGTTCCCGAGGGAACTACGCTGGCCGATGCCGGCTGGGCCGGCACAGGAGACCTGACCCCCAATTTCCAGCCAGCCACCAGCGGCGGGGACTATTACATCGGCGCCAAACGGATCAACACGTTCGAAACAGGTACGGTGCCCGGCGATGACCGCCAAGGTACCCTGACATCACCCGAGTTCCCCATCACGAAAAATTTCATGAGCATGTTGGTAGGAGGCGGCAACCGCTCCGCGGACTCCGGACAGACCCTCGCAGTTGAACTGCTCATCAATGGCAACGTGGTCCGCTCCCTCGCCGGCAACAACTCCGGGTTGCTGAACTGGAAAGGCTGGGACGTCTCCGAATTCGCCGGGCAGAACGCCCAACTGCGTATCGTTGACCAGGCTACCGGCGGGTGGGGACACCTGACCCTTGACCACGTCATGCTCACCGACACTGCCGCTGTTCCCAGGTCCGATGAAGAAACAGTGAACCTGGTAGTAAGCGGACAGGTGGTCCGTACGGCCACAGGCAACGACAGTGAGAACCTGGACTGGGCATCATGGGATGTCAAGGAATTCGTTGGCCAGCAGGCACAAATCAAGGTCGTGGACAACAACCGGTTCGGCTGGGGGCACATACTCGCGGATGAGTTCACAGCTAGCCCCGCGCCAGCGGCGTCCCGCCTGGAGTCCTACGATTGGCTGGATTACGGACGGGACTACTACGCCACCGTATCCTTCGCCAACATGCCCGACGACAAGCGGATCATGCTGGGCTGGATGAGCAACTGGGACTACGCAAACAACACCCCAACCAACCCTTGGCGCAGCGCCATGGCCCTCCCCCGCGAAGTGAAACTCACCCAGACCCCTGACGGCCCCCGCCTCGCCCAAAGCGCCGTAAAGCAAGTGGAACAGCTGGGAACGAAGGTCACCTACAGCGATAAGAAGGGCGGCCCGATTTCCGCAGGCACGCACCCGCTGCCTGCACAGTCGGCAGGCCAGGTGCAGCAGGTGGACATCACCTTCGCCCCCGGGACCGCAACAAAATCCGGTATCACCGTCCTAGGCGACGGAACCTCCTCCACCGTCATCGGCTACGACGCCACGACCGGCAAGATGTTCGTTGACCGCACAAACTCCGGCAACACCACATTCCACCCGGCCTTCGCATCCATCGAGGACGCCCCCGTCACGGTAGATAAGAACGGCAACATCACCATGCGGATCTACCTTGACCGCTCATCTGTGGAGGTATTCGCCCAGAACGGGCTGAAGACCATTACCGACCAGGTATTCCCCAACCCGGGAGCCGACAAGATGGCCCTCTTTGCCGAAGGCGGTACCGCCCAGCTCAAATCACTCACCGTGACACCGCTGGAAAAGGCAATGTTCCTCCCCGAGAAGAAATAGCACACACGCTTGACCAGCTCACCTGCGAGCTGGAGCTGAAGGGACTGGGTTCGGTAATACACCGGGCCCAGTCCCTTCAGCTTTTCAGGTGTAACAGACTCCTCGACAGTGCCCGATCCGCCCCCGCCAGGGACCGGCTCCAAATCACACCTTGAAGTACTTCGCCTCCGGGTGGTGGAACACAAACGCGTCGGTGGACTGTTCGGGGTGCAGCATCAGCTCGTCGCTGAGGACCACGCCCATGCGCTCGGGCTTCAGCAGCTCCGTCACCTTGCGGCGGTCCTCCATGTCCGGGCACGCGGGGTAGCCGAGCGAGAACCGCGCACCGCGGTAGTCGAGCTTGAAATACCCCGCTGTGTCCTTGGGCTCCTCGGCGGCGAAGCCCAGCTCCTTGCGGATGCGGGCATGCCAGAACTCCGCCAGCGCCTCGGTGAGCTGCATGACCAGGCCGTTGAGCTCGTAGTAGTCGCGGTACTGGTTGGCGGCGAACATCTTGGCGGTGAACTCCTCGATCCTCGAGCCGGCGGTGACCAGCTGCACCGGCAGCACGTCAATCTGGCCGGATTCGCGGGACTTCACAAAGTCAGCCAGGCACAGGTGCCGGTCGCGGCGCTGGCGCGGAAAGTTGAAGCGCAGCCGGTCGCTGCCGATCGGGCCGCCTGAACCGCCGTCGGGGGCGAGGAGCCCCGCTGTGCCCAGGACGCCGTCGCGATCCTCCCCGTGGTGCAGCACCACCACCTGCTCCCCCTCGGAAACCACCGGGAAGTAGCCGTAGGCGACGGACGCGTCCAGCATGCCCTCGCCGAGGATGCGGTCCAGCCAGTAGCGCAGGCGCGGCCGGCCCTCGCGTTCCACCAGTTCCTCGTAGGAGGCGCCGTCCTCGCCGCGGCCGGGCTTGAGGCCCCACTGCCCCATGAAGGTGGCGCGCTCGTCGAGGAACGCCGAGTAGTCGTGCAGCGAAACGCCGCGGACAATGCGCGTGCCCCAGAACGGCGGCGCGGGCACTGGGTTGTCGGAGGCGACGTCGGACCGGCCGGGCATTGCCTCCGGCTCCGTCACAGTGAACTTCGCGCCTCCCTTGTGGATGCGCTTCTTCAGCGGCGGCAGGCCGACGTCGTCCGGCGATTCGCCGCGGGCCAGGCGGACCAGCGGCTCCATGAGGGACAGGCCCTCGAAGGCGTCCTTGGCGTACCGGACCACGCCGTCGAACTGCTCCGCCAGGTCCTGCTCCACGTAGGCGCGGGTCAGTGCTGCACCGCCGAGGATCACAGGCCACTTCTTGGCCAGGCCGCGGGACTGCAGCTCCGCAAGGTTTTCCTTCATCACCACGGTGGACTTCACCAGCAGCCCGGACATGCCGATCACGTCGGCGTTGTGCTGCTCGGCTGCGGCGATGATCTCGGCGATGCCCTGCTTGATGCCGATGTTGACCACTTTGTAGCCGTTGTTGGTGAGGATGATGTCCACCAGGTTCTTGCCGATGTCGTGCACGTCGCCGCGGACGGTGGCGATCACCATGGTGCCCTTGCCGGAGGAATCCGACTTCTCCATGTGCGGCTCGAGCAGGGCGACGGCGTTCTTCATCACCTCGGCGGACTGCAGCACGAACGGCAGCTGCATCTCGCCGGCGCCGAAGCGCTCGCCCACCACCTTCATGCCCTCGAGCAGGTGGTCATTGATGATGCCGAGCGGGGTCATGCCCTCGCTGCGCGCCAGGTCCAGGTCTTCTTCGAGGCCCTTACCTTCGCCGTCGATGATGCGCCGTTCCAGGCGCGCGCCCGTGGGCAGCGCGGCGAGTTCGGCCGCGCGCTGGTCCTTGAGCGCCGCGGTGTCGACGCCGGCGAACATGTCCAGCATGATGGCGAGGGGGTCGTAGGTGGTGTTGCCCTCGGCGTCGTATTCGCGCTTGTCCCAGACGAGGTCCAGGGCCACCTTGCGCTGTTCCTCCGGCAGGGAGGCGAGCGGGACGATCTTGGCGGCGTCGATGATGCCGCTGGTCAGGCCCGCCTGCACGGCCTCGTGCAGGAACACGGAGTTCAGGACGATGCGCGCTGCGGGGTTCAGGCCGAAGGAGACGTTGGAGACGCCGAGCGTGGTGTTGATGCCGGGGTACTTGGCGGTGATCTGGCGGATGGCCTCGATGGTTTCGATGCCGTCCCGGCGGGTCTCTTCCTGGCCGGTGGCGACCGGGAAGGTCAGGGCGTCGACGATGATGTCCTCGACGCGCATCCCCCATTCGCCGACCAGGGCGTCGACGAGGCGTGAGGCGATGGCCACCTTGCCCTCGGTGGTGCGGGCCTGGCCCTGTTCGTCGATGGTCAGGGCGATCACGGCGGTGCCGTGTTCCTTCACGAGCGGCATGATCCGCGCGAAGCGGCTGTCCGGGCCGTCGCCGTCCTCGTAGTTGACGGAGTTGACCACAGGGCGGCCGCCGATGTGTTCCAGGCCGGCCTGCAGCACGGGCGGTTCGGTGGAGTCGATGACCAGCGGGAGGGTGGAGGCCGACGCGAAACGCGAGACGACCTCCTTGATGTCCGCCACGCCGTCGCGCCCCACGTAATCGATGCAGACGTCCAGCAGGTGCGCGCCGACGCGGATCTGCTCGCGGGCGATGTCCACGCAGTCGTCCCAGCGCTCTTCGAGCATGGCCTGGCGGAACGCCTTGGAGCCGTTCGCATTGGTGCGTTCGCCGATGGCGAGGTAGGAGGCGTCCTGGTCGAAGTTGACGTGCTGGTAGAGGGAGGCGACGCCGGCTTCGCGTTCGGTGGGGACGCGGGCGGGCTGTGCCTTGCCGTCCCCGGTGGCGGCCGTGTTGGTGCCTCTGGCGGCGTTGCGGAAGGGCGCAAGGCGTTCGACGACGGCGGCCATGTGTTCCGGCGTCGTACCGCAGCAGCCGCCCACGAGGCCCAGGCCGAATTCGCGGACGAACTGCTCGTGTGCGGTGGCGAGTTCGGTGGGCGTGAGCGGGTAGTGCGCGCCGTTGGCGCCGAGGATGGGCAGGCCGGCATTGGGCATGCAGGCGATGGCCACGGAGGACTGCTTGGAGAGGTGGCGGAGGTGCTCGCTCATCTCGTCCGGTCCGGTGGCGCAGTTCAGGCCGATGGCGTCGACGCCGAGCGGTTCCAGGGCGGTGAGCGCGGCGCCGATTTCGGAACCCATGAGCATGGTTCCGGTGGTTTCGACCGTCACCTCAACGAAGATGGGGAGCCGGATGCCGCGGGTGACGATGGCCTGCTTGCAGCCGTTGACCGCGGCTTTGGTCTGCAGGAGGTCCTGGCTGGTTTCGATGAGGAAGGCGTCCGCGCCGCCGTCGATGAGGCCCTCGGCCTGCAGGGCGAAGGTCTGCTTGAGGTAGTCGTAGCTGGTGTGGCCGAGGCTGGGGAGCTTGGTGCCGGGGCCCATGGAGCCGAGGACCCAGCGCATCCGGCCGTCTGTTTCTTCGGCTGCTTCCGCGCGTTCGCGGGCGATCTTCGCGCCTTTAAGGGCGAGTTCTGCGATGCGGTCGTCGATGCCGTAGTCGGAGAGGTTGGACCAGTTGGCGCCGAAGGTGTTGGTCTCGACGGCGTCGATGCCTGTGGCGAAGTACGCGTCGTGGATGTCCGCGAGGACATCCGGGCGCGTGTCATTGAGGATCTCGTTGCAGCCCTCGAGGCCCAGGAAGTCCTTCTCCAGCGACAGGTCCCGGCCCTGCAGCATGGTGCCCATGGCGCCGTCGGCAATGACCACCCGGTGGTTCACGGCGTCCAGGAGTTCCTGCGAACGGGCAGGGCGGGGCACGGACTCAATATCAAGCGCAAAACGAGGCATCTAAACAGGTTACGTGTGGGGGCCGGAACGTTGCGCTGTGTGTCCGTGTACTACGAGGGGGTGGGGACCTTTCTCCTAAGATCCTTCACTCAAGCCCTGCCTCCGGTTGATGTCTTGGCGGAAGACCGAGAATGGACCTTGTGTGTAAAGCTGCGGCCAAGAGGGGACTCCTCAAGGCTACCGGCGCCCTGGCTGCCCCCGTCCGGTTCTTCTTGGCTGGCCGAGGCGCTGCGTTGCGCAACGGGTGCCCGAGGCTATACATGAAAGTCAGCGCCCTCGCTTAGTTCCAAACCTCGTCGTATGTCCCACTCGGGATTCGATGAGTAGTGCTAGAAATCCCTCAGAAACTGAGACTACAGATATCGCGATGTCGGCGTCCGACGTTCGGTCTAACTGCTGGGTTTAAGTTCCTGCACGACCGGTGACTTGGGATTGACCTTGCGCCGCTCGTCCGGTCGCCACGAGGACCATCTCGCCAAGGGCGTCTCGCGTCTCTTCCCGGCTTATCTTCTTACTAACAGGAACCAGCAAAGCGCCGCCGCCCAAATCCACAAAGTTCTCGGCTCGGCGAATTCTTTTGAGTGCATCCTCAGGGCTCTCGTTAACGCGCGCTTTCCGCAATCTCTTGCGCCACAACGACGTGCTCACAACTGCCTCCTTAGCCTTCGTTTGGCCAGTCTACGGCCTTTC
Encoded here:
- a CDS encoding carbohydrate kinase — its product is MDYLTTARQDAHRTLDVTVVGEALTDVVTTSHGQVEHPGGSPANVAYGLGRLGVTTGLLTAIAPDARGTAIENHLHSAGVTLLPGSKFLTRTPSATATLAPDGSATYEFDISWDLGPTPPAYFPKILHTGSIATFLSPGASAVKALIEQAHRHCMITYDPNIRPALLGSHTEAKAIFEDLVALTDVVKLSDEDAQWLYPRKSLDETAAHILGLGARLTVITKGAEGSQFTSADSNISIPAVKTTVADTIGAGDSYMSALILGFLTRGTEGFAPAVLEQLGHTAAAAAAITVQRPGANPPTLQELNAAVEANVPAQYAGA
- a CDS encoding ATP-binding cassette domain-containing protein; its protein translation is MTMTEPAAPHTATREPILKARNLVKTFGRVVGLDGVSLDLYPGEVLAIIGDNGAGKSTLIKCLTGAEVPDSGELFVSGQPVHFKRPQDARAHGIETVYQNLAVSPALDVASNLFLGREERVPGLLGSVFRVLDTKGMRRKAKDELTRLGISTLQDVTVPVENLSGGQRQAVAVARAAAFGSKVVVLDEPTAALGVRESNQVLQLVRDLRDRGLPVILISHNMPHVFDVADRIHIQRLGKCAATITPQSHNMTDAVAIMTGAATA
- a CDS encoding ABC transporter permease, which produces MTQQQTAGPPSAGHADLAEEFLDRQTPLSRIRNILHRYPAVSPALVLLIAVVVFGLLNDRFLRVENLSLITQQVSVVGTLAIAQTLIILTAGIDLSVGAVMILSSMVVAQLAVNNGLPGPVALLAGLIVGLAAGALNGFLVTRFRLPPFIVTLGTLNIFIALTLLYSNGATVRGSAMPDLLTWTGSTFPVGPVRISTGVVVMLLLYIAIAFILGKTAWGRHVYAVGDDKEAARLAGIAVNKVLMSVYLAAGAVLAIGAWIQIGRTNAASPNAGVDLNLDSITAVVIGGTSLFGGRGSVWGTLLGALIVGVFRNGLSLAGLDVLYQTLAVGVLIILAVSIDQWIRKVKS
- a CDS encoding substrate-binding domain-containing protein translates to MLSSKSPLATSTRIFAAGAALTLGTLSLSACGGSSTAPGAGEGTSDEKVGVSLIVKTTTNPFFVSMQEGAKKAAEAGGVDLKLAAGKADGDEDTQIQAIENAISKGDKGILITPNGPSVVDALKKAKDAGLFVIALDTPPDPADAADITFATDNFAAGELIGKWTAAQLGGKKATIALVDLFDDKIVSVDYNRDQGFLTGLGIDTADKKKNGDEAKTGKYTGGKGGDYEIVGNQASQGNEDGGRTAMETLLSSNPDINVIYTINEPAAAGAFEALKSAGKEKDVLVVSIDGGCAGVNNVKSGVIGATAQQYPVKMAELGVKAIVDLAKTGEKPANSPGLDFYNTGVELVTDKPADGVKSITTTEASGICWGK
- a CDS encoding LacI family DNA-binding transcriptional regulator — protein: MRHVAALAGVGIKTVSRVINDEAGVSEATRQKVLDAIAQLNYQLDVTAGSLRRAGRRTLSVGLLLPSVSNPFSGEIHRAMEDALGARGIAVFAASLDDDPRREQAIIAAFLGRRVDGLVLTPIAKNQAYMIPEHSRNLPMVFIDREPAGVEADAVVTDNAVGAAKAAAHLLTHGHTKLAYLGDRTDIQTARERRRGFLEEVGRAGIPTSALPVIDDLHDEEAARHAALGLLSSEDPPTAIFSSQNLVTFGTMRALRELGVHKRVALVGFDDFTLADMMDPGVTVIAQHPDRIGVMSAERLLARIDGDDQPPRTYIVPSELIQRGSGEIRPPA
- a CDS encoding antibiotic biosynthesis monooxygenase, with the protein product MAKTLYAEFTVKAGSEARVAEMMVELTQHVRKEPGNELFLPYTREENPREYFVFEVYRDEAAFQEHINADYGARFNEELTRHIEGDASELTWLNPVV